The Stigmatella aurantiaca genome includes the window CACGGGGGGCCCTGGAAATCCGAAACCTGGGAAGGGCCGCAGGTCCCGGACGAGCCGCCCTCTACGTCAGCGGCGAAAGTTGTGGTGAGATGGAGGCCGAGCAACCAAGCACTCGGGTGACGGTCCATGTCGGGACGCCAGGTGGGCGGCAGGTACATCCTGGAAAAGAAGATCGCCGGCGGTGGCATGGGTGCCATCTGGCTGGCGCATGATCCCCAGTTGGATCGCAAGGTCGCGCTCAAGCTGACGACCTCGCTGCGCATCTCCTCGGACTCGGCCCGGCGCCAGTTCGAGCAGGAGGCGCGCGCCATCGCCCATTTCCGCCACCCGAACGTGGTGCAGATCTACGACTTCGGCCTGGACAAGGGCGAGGACCCGTACATCGTCATGGAGCTGCTCGACGGGGAGGACCTCGAGGCCCGGTTGCGGCGGCAGCCACAGCTTCCCCCGGGCGCCGTGGCCTCCATCCTGCTCCAGGTGGGCAAGGCGCTAACGGCCGCGCACACGGCGGGGATCGTCCACCGCGATCTCAAGCCCGCGAACATCTTCCTGGCCCGTGTCGACGGCGAGGAGGTGGTGAAGATCCTCGACTTCGGCCTGGCGCGGCTGGTGAAGCGCTCCGAGGATGTCTCCTTCGACACGCCCGCGGACGGGATGATCGGCACGCTGCGCTACATGAGCCCCGAGCAGATCCGGGGCGACCGCGCGCTCGATCACCGCAGTGATTTGTGGTCCATCGCGGTCGTGATTTTCCGGGCGCTCACCGGGCAGTTTCCCTTCACGCTCGAGCTCGTCGGCCCGCTGCTGTCGGGCACGTTCCACCCGCCCGAGACGGCCCCCTCCACGATGAACCTGGGGTTGAGCGCGGAGCTGGACGGGTTCTTCAAGCGCGCGCTGCACCCGGATCCCGCCCTGCGCTTCGGCTCCTCGCACGAGATGGTGTCCTCCTTCGCCACCCTCGTGAAGACGGCGGAGCGGCCCCAGGCGTGCAAGATCCTCGTGGTGGATGACGAGGCGGACGTGGAGATGCTGCTCAAGCAGGCCTTCCGCCGGCAGATCCGCGACAACGTCTACCAGTTCCTCTTCGCCTCCGATGGCGAGAACGCGCTGGAGAAGCTGCGCCAGTCGCCCGACATCGAGGTGGTCGTCACGGACATCAACATGCCGCGCATGGACGGGTTGGCCCTGCTCAGCCGCGTCAGCGAGGCCTATCCGCTCGCCAAGGTCATCATCGTCTCGGCCTACAGCGACATGACCAACATCCGCACGGCGATGAACCGGGGGGCCTACGACTTCCTGGTCAAGCCGCTGGACTTCCAGGATCTGGAGACGACGCTCAACAAGACGCTCCGGCACGTGCGGGAGCTGCGGCAGATGGCGCGCTCCATCAAGGAGAACGAGCTGCTGGCGCTGTTCGTCCAGAGCACGGTCCTGTCGCTGTTGCGCACGCTCACGCAGGGGCGCGAGGCGCTGGCCGGCGAGCGCGTGGACTCCACCGTGGTGTTCATTGGCCTCAAGGGCCTCACCGCCGCCACGCGCCACGAGGCGCCCGTGGGCATCATCCAGAAGCTCAACGACAGCCTCCACATCATCGTCCCCGAGCTGACGTCGCGGCAGGGCGTGGTGGACCGGTTCATGGGCGACACGGTGATGGCCGTGTTCCGGGGCCACGAGCACCTCTACCGGGCGATGGCGGCCTGCATCTCCATCCGCCAGGAGCTCCAGACGCGCGCCTTCCGCTCGGGCGACGCCTCCCCGTACGCGCATGGGGTCAGCATCGGGCTGGACTCGGGAAAGGTGGTCGCCGGGGGGCTGGGGAGCCATGATCTCGGACGGCTGGACTACGCCGTGCTGGGGGACGTGGTGACCACCTCCGCGGCCCTGTCCTCGCTGGCGGGGCGGGATCAGATCCTGGTGACCGAGCGGCTAATCGAGCGATTGGCGGAGCGCTTCCGGTGCCAGCACCTGGGGGCGCGGATGCTCCCGGGGAGCGGTGATCCCGTGAATCTCTACGAGGTCCTTGGGCCGTACAATATGCCGGCACTGCCCGACGACTCCGCGACCAATCCAAACACGCAGTGAAGCGCTTCCGGGGGAGGGGCGGGGGCAGTGGCACCCAGCAGCTGTCCGCGCATGCCGCGCGGCCGATGGAGGTCCCCTCTCATGCAGATGACGAAGACCGAGTCTTCTCTGTTCGATGCCTATCCCTGCACCGAGAAGTACGAGCTGTCCTCGGGCGCCGTCTGCGCGGTGCCCTACGTCTGCCGCTCCGCGGACATGCTGGTGCTCCACGGACCGGCGGACCTCGAGGCCGTCCGGGGCCTGCTCGCGGGGCAGCGCTACCAGCCGGTGTCCATCGGGGGCGGCCAGTGCGCCATGTCGCTCTGGGTGGCGGACTACCACGACACCACGTGTGGGCCTTACAAGGAGTTCATCGTCGCCTTCATGGTGTCGCTGAAGCCGGTGGAGGTGGCAGTCCACTCTCCGATGGAGATGCTCCAGCCGCTGGGCCATCCGGAGGTCACCACGTTTTGTTACAAGCTGGTGCTGGATCAGCAAGTGCCCATCGACTTTGGCCGGGAGGTTCACGGCCACGCCAAGCACCCGGCGCCCCAGCCCGTGAACATCGCCTTCGGCGCCCCGTGGTGCCAGTTCGACATCGCCTGTGATGGCAAGCCGCTCGTTCAGGGCCGCGTCCGCTACCCGGCGGAGCCGGCCAGGTTCCAGCGGCTCTCCGTGGGCTTCGTCACCCCCAAGGAAGTGTTCCAGACGCGCAACATCATGCACTTCGAGATGGAGTCGCGCCTGCGGCTGTTCGGCGAGGGGGATGCGTTCTCGCTCTCCGGCGAGAGCCCGCTGGGCCGCGCGCTCGTGCCGCTGAACTACACGCCCCAGGTGGTGCAGTACCTGCCCCGGGTCCGCTTCGTGATGCCCAAGCCCCTCAACTGGCACGGGCCGGAGGGCCGATGAGCCCTCCAGGCCGCAAGTACGTCGACCATCCGTCGCTCCAGGTCTTCCCTCCGCCGAGCCTGTGCCAGGACGTCAACCTGTCCGTCTTCTTCCTCAAGGGGCGGCAGGACCGGCTCCAGGCGCTCTGTGACCGGTTCCTCAACGAGCCCTCGGGAGGCGCGGTCCACTACCGCCCACGGTTGCCCTTCGTCATGCTGACGTTCCAGCACGTGGGCCGGCTGTCCTCGGAGGCCGAAGGCTTCCGGGACTGGGGCTTCACCTCCGAGCGCGAGGTGACGTTCTGGATCGCCGCCAGCGACACCCGGCGGCACGGGCCGGATGAGCTGTGCCAGCGCGTGGAGCTCTTCGTCCCGTACATCTACACGGACAACCCGTGGGCGGTGGCCGGGGGGCGGGAGATCTACGGCTTTCCGAAGCAGGCCGCCGACATCCGCATGCCCGGCACGGGGCAGGGCGCGGGGGCCTTCGAGGTGCGGACCCTGGCATACCGCACGCTCAGCCCCGGCACGCGGGCCGAGGTGGCCCGGCTGCTGCTGCTGGAGCGGGCGGATGGCCAGCCCATGGACATGGACATGGACCTGGGCATGTCCTCGGACACGGACGGCGCCGAGGGCTTCCGGGCGGAGAACCTGCTGCAGCAGGTGAGCGTGCTCCGGGACGAGCTGGGCTCGCTGCTCGACTTCAACTTCGAGGTGGGCTCGCGCATCCTCGACTTCCTGTTCCGGCCCACCCTGCCCATGGTCTTCCTCAAGCAGTTCCGCGGGGTGGGGACCCGCACGGACGCGTGCTACCAGGCCATCGTGGGCGCGGAGGCCGACCAGCTCAAGCTCCGGGGGCTGCGGCTGCTGCCCCGGCGCTTCCGGCTGACGATCGATTCGCTGGCCACGCAGCCACTGGCGGAGGATCTCGGGCTGGAACTCAACTCCCGGGGCCAGCTGTCCATCGCCGGGGGACTGCAGATCCAGTTCGATTTCCGGATCAACGAAGGACACCTCATCTGGAGCGGTTCATGACGGAGGGCGGTGCGGCGTCACCTCGGAAGAAGGTCGTGGTGCTGGGGGGCGGTGCCGGTGCGCTGACGACGGCCTATTACCTGTCGAGCACGCCCGAGCTGCGCGCGCGGTACGAAGTCACGGTCTACCAGGTGGGCTGGCGGCTGGGGGGCAAGGGCGCCAGTGGGCGAGGGCCCCATGGGCGCATCGAGGAGCATGGGCTGCACATCTTCTGGGGCTTCTACGAGAACGCCTTCCAGTTGATGCGCGCGTGCTACCGGGAGATGAACCGGCCCGCGACGATGCCGCTGGCCACCTTCGAGCAGGCCTTCCTGCCGAGGGACTTGCTGGCCCTGCAGGAGCTCGTCCACGGCACGTGGCAGCGCTGGGTCATCCCGTTTCCCTCCAACTCCCGCTCGCCGGGGCAGTCCGGCAGCATCGACTCCTCCCAGGAGGTTCTCGGGGTCCTGTTCCAGACCATCCTGGACCTCTTCAACCGGACCCAGGCACTGCTGGTGGGCACGGCGGCGGAGGGCACTGCGCAGGACTTTCTCGGCAGGCTCCAGGAGGTGTTGGCGGAGAGCATGGAGCGGGGGGCCGACCTGCTCCTGTCCGTGCGCCTGCTCGTCCAGGAGGGGCAGCGGCTGCTGGAGCAGGCCCATGTGCGCGTGCTCGCGGTGCTCCGGGGCGAGGTGGAGGCGCGCGGGATGCTGGACGCGGCGCTGCTCGACACGCTGCGCGGCTTCCTGCGCTGGCTGTGGGCCCGGTTCACGCCCCTGCTGGAGTCGAACTTCCTGCTCTTCCAGATGTGCGTGGGGCTGGACTTCCTGGTGGCCAACCTCGTCGGCATCCTCTCGGATCAGGTGTTCGTCCGGGGCTTCAACGCCATCGAGGAGATGGACTACCGCGCGTGGCTGGCGAAGCATGGGGCCAGCGAGCTGACGCTGAAGTCGGCGCTGTCGCGCACCATCTACGACGCGGCCATGTCCATGGTGGATGGGGATCCCGACTGCCAGGCCATCGGCGCGGGCAGCGCGCTCCGGGCGCTGCTGCGCATCGGGCTCACGTACCAGGGGCACATCGCCTACGAGTTCGCCGCCTCCATGGGCGACGTCATCTTCGTGCCGCTCTACGAGGCGTGCCGGAAGAACGGCGTGCGCTTCGAGTTCTTCCACCGGGTGGAGGAGCTGGTCGCGGACGACGTGACGGGCCTGCCGCAGATCCGGCGCATCCGCATCGGGCGCCAGGTGACGCTGAAGGATCCCTCGCGGGAGTACGAGCCCCTCATCTATGTGAAGAACCTGCCGTGCTGGCCCAGCCAGCCGCTGTGGGATCAGCTCCTGGAGGGCGACAACCTCCTCCGGGAGGGCATCAACCTGGAGTCCTTCTACACGCCGTGGCGGAGCGTGGAAGAGCGCGTCCTGGAGGCAGGCCGGGACTTCGACCATGTCGTCTTCGGCATCCCCGTGGCCTCGGTGCCCTTCCTCTGTCCGAGCCTCGTGGAGAAGAACGCCGCGTGGCGGCGGATGGTGGAGCAGGTGGCCACCATCCAGACGCAGTCCTTCCAGATCTGGACCTCCAAGGACCTGAGCGCCATGGGGTGGACGGTGGGCAGTCCCATGCTCACCGGCTACGTCGAGCCCATCGACACGTGGGCGGACATGACGAACCTGCTGCCCCGGGAGGGCTGGGCCCAGCCCAATGCGCCCCGCAACGTGGCCTACTTCTGCGGCCCCCAGCCGGGTCCGCGCCAGCCGCCCCCCCCGGACGCGCACGCCTTTCCCACGCAGGAGACGGAGCGGGCCCGGCAGGACGCGGTCCACTTCCTGAACCACCACATCGGCGTGCTCTGGCCGCGTGCCACCCAGCCCCGGGCGCCCGGCGCGTTCGACTGGACGCTGCTGGTGCCCTCGAATGGCGGGGAAGGGGAGGCGCGCTTCGAGACCCAGTACTGGCGCGCCAACGTGGATCCGAGCGAGCGCTACACGCTGGCCCTGCCCGGCACGTTCAAGGCGCGGATCCGTCCGGACCGGACGGGCTTCGCCAACCTGTCCATCTGCGGGGACTGGGTGGACAACGGCTTCTACATTGGCGCGGCGGAGGGGGCCGTCATCTCCGGCATGCTCGCCTTCCGCGCCGTGACCGGGCAGCGGCTGCCCATCTCCGGTGAGGCGTTCTGGTACCGATGAGCGACAGGGTGGGACAGACGGGGCGCCAGGGCCGCAAGCGCAGGATCGTCATCCTGGGCGGTGGCGTGGGCGCCATGACGGCGGCGTACGGGCTGACGAGCGCCCCCGGGTGGAAGGACCAGTACGAGGTCGTCCTCTACACCCTGGGCTGGCGGCTGGGCGGCAAGGGCGCCAGTGGCCGCAACGCGGACGTGGCCCAGCGCATCGAGGAGCATGGCCTCCATGTGTGGATGGGCCACTACGAGAATGCCTTCCGGATGATGCGCCAGGTCTACGCGGAGCTGGGCCGCCGCCGGGGGGCGCCGCTGGCCACGCTGGAGGAGGCCTTCAAGAAGCAGTCGCTCATCACCCTGTTCGAGCGCACCCCCCAGGGCTGGGTGGACTGGAACTTCCACTTCCCCACCAACGCGAAGGAGCCCGGGCAGGGGGAGGGCATGGAGCCGCATTCGCTGGCCGATGCCCTGGACCGGGGGCTTCAGCTGCTCGTGGATCAGCTGCGCGGCGCGCCAGGGGCGGGCCTCGCGGCGGCGACCCCTCCGCCCGAGTCGTTGCCCGCCCAGGTCGAGGGGGTGATGCGCTCCCTGGGGCTGCCGCTCCTGCCGAGGCTCGGGGCGCCGGGAATTGGCCGCACGCTCCAGCTCGCGCAGCAGCTCGCCGCCCGGCTCCCGCGAGGACAGGGGGCGCAGGACTCGAACCACCTCCAGGCGATCCTCTGGCTCATCGAGGAGGCCTGGGGCCGCCTGTCGGCGCGCGTCGTGCGCCAATGGGAGGACAGCGCCGTGCGCAAGCTCTGGTCCGTGCTGGAGCTGGGGCTCGTCATCGCCCGGGGCATCCTGCGGGACCGGGTGCTGGAGACCGGCTTCAACGGCATCGATGGCGAGGACTTCCGGGCCTGGCTCGCGCGTCACGGCGCCAGCGACTTCACGCTGTACCGGGCCCCCCTCGTCCCGGGCATGTACGCCCTGCTGTTCGCTTACGTGAAGGGCGACCCGGCCCACCAGTCCCTGGCGGCGGGCGTGGCCACGCGCTTCCTGCTGCGCATGGGGATCACG containing:
- a CDS encoding acetoacetate decarboxylase family protein — encoded protein: MQMTKTESSLFDAYPCTEKYELSSGAVCAVPYVCRSADMLVLHGPADLEAVRGLLAGQRYQPVSIGGGQCAMSLWVADYHDTTCGPYKEFIVAFMVSLKPVEVAVHSPMEMLQPLGHPEVTTFCYKLVLDQQVPIDFGREVHGHAKHPAPQPVNIAFGAPWCQFDIACDGKPLVQGRVRYPAEPARFQRLSVGFVTPKEVFQTRNIMHFEMESRLRLFGEGDAFSLSGESPLGRALVPLNYTPQVVQYLPRVRFVMPKPLNWHGPEGR
- a CDS encoding acetoacetate decarboxylase family protein, whose product is MSPPGRKYVDHPSLQVFPPPSLCQDVNLSVFFLKGRQDRLQALCDRFLNEPSGGAVHYRPRLPFVMLTFQHVGRLSSEAEGFRDWGFTSEREVTFWIAASDTRRHGPDELCQRVELFVPYIYTDNPWAVAGGREIYGFPKQAADIRMPGTGQGAGAFEVRTLAYRTLSPGTRAEVARLLLLERADGQPMDMDMDLGMSSDTDGAEGFRAENLLQQVSVLRDELGSLLDFNFEVGSRILDFLFRPTLPMVFLKQFRGVGTRTDACYQAIVGAEADQLKLRGLRLLPRRFRLTIDSLATQPLAEDLGLELNSRGQLSIAGGLQIQFDFRINEGHLIWSGS
- a CDS encoding protein kinase domain-containing protein, coding for MSGRQVGGRYILEKKIAGGGMGAIWLAHDPQLDRKVALKLTTSLRISSDSARRQFEQEARAIAHFRHPNVVQIYDFGLDKGEDPYIVMELLDGEDLEARLRRQPQLPPGAVASILLQVGKALTAAHTAGIVHRDLKPANIFLARVDGEEVVKILDFGLARLVKRSEDVSFDTPADGMIGTLRYMSPEQIRGDRALDHRSDLWSIAVVIFRALTGQFPFTLELVGPLLSGTFHPPETAPSTMNLGLSAELDGFFKRALHPDPALRFGSSHEMVSSFATLVKTAERPQACKILVVDDEADVEMLLKQAFRRQIRDNVYQFLFASDGENALEKLRQSPDIEVVVTDINMPRMDGLALLSRVSEAYPLAKVIIVSAYSDMTNIRTAMNRGAYDFLVKPLDFQDLETTLNKTLRHVRELRQMARSIKENELLALFVQSTVLSLLRTLTQGREALAGERVDSTVVFIGLKGLTAATRHEAPVGIIQKLNDSLHIIVPELTSRQGVVDRFMGDTVMAVFRGHEHLYRAMAACISIRQELQTRAFRSGDASPYAHGVSIGLDSGKVVAGGLGSHDLGRLDYAVLGDVVTTSAALSSLAGRDQILVTERLIERLAERFRCQHLGARMLPGSGDPVNLYEVLGPYNMPALPDDSATNPNTQ
- a CDS encoding NAD(P)-binding protein, translating into MTEGGAASPRKKVVVLGGGAGALTTAYYLSSTPELRARYEVTVYQVGWRLGGKGASGRGPHGRIEEHGLHIFWGFYENAFQLMRACYREMNRPATMPLATFEQAFLPRDLLALQELVHGTWQRWVIPFPSNSRSPGQSGSIDSSQEVLGVLFQTILDLFNRTQALLVGTAAEGTAQDFLGRLQEVLAESMERGADLLLSVRLLVQEGQRLLEQAHVRVLAVLRGEVEARGMLDAALLDTLRGFLRWLWARFTPLLESNFLLFQMCVGLDFLVANLVGILSDQVFVRGFNAIEEMDYRAWLAKHGASELTLKSALSRTIYDAAMSMVDGDPDCQAIGAGSALRALLRIGLTYQGHIAYEFAASMGDVIFVPLYEACRKNGVRFEFFHRVEELVADDVTGLPQIRRIRIGRQVTLKDPSREYEPLIYVKNLPCWPSQPLWDQLLEGDNLLREGINLESFYTPWRSVEERVLEAGRDFDHVVFGIPVASVPFLCPSLVEKNAAWRRMVEQVATIQTQSFQIWTSKDLSAMGWTVGSPMLTGYVEPIDTWADMTNLLPREGWAQPNAPRNVAYFCGPQPGPRQPPPPDAHAFPTQETERARQDAVHFLNHHIGVLWPRATQPRAPGAFDWTLLVPSNGGEGEARFETQYWRANVDPSERYTLALPGTFKARIRPDRTGFANLSICGDWVDNGFYIGAAEGAVISGMLAFRAVTGQRLPISGEAFWYR